One region of Mesobacillus boroniphilus genomic DNA includes:
- a CDS encoding PucR family transcriptional regulator, translated as MINKILAYFPDSVTHESIPSNPSPAYYWFTETEDKPLWISIPKQNISESQLELMKNLFHFLELENNTPLTGAAHSWNEFLFHDGSLPVAESEEVRFIQFQLQSSDMGTEEIHEALNGFFPDHTIIWVKEFYGIIIEEKKKVSENAEELYSISSTFESDFYVKISFYIGKFQKVSTQLPHFFDREKQVFEELTRHTTRDVVYTFEKAFPMLLATHLPDYLKGILDVTFLEAFGEDKELMATIKVFLESNSNASLSAKKLYVHRNTLQYRLDKFMEKTSVNLKDFDAAVVVYLSSLYEEMR; from the coding sequence ATGATTAATAAAATATTAGCTTATTTCCCTGATTCTGTCACGCATGAAAGTATTCCATCCAATCCATCACCTGCTTATTATTGGTTTACGGAAACCGAGGACAAGCCATTGTGGATAAGTATACCAAAACAAAATATTTCTGAAAGCCAGCTCGAATTAATGAAGAATCTGTTTCATTTTCTCGAACTGGAAAATAATACACCTCTAACAGGAGCAGCACATTCCTGGAACGAATTTCTCTTCCATGATGGCTCACTACCTGTCGCCGAGAGCGAGGAAGTGCGTTTCATCCAGTTCCAGCTACAGTCAAGTGATATGGGAACCGAGGAAATCCATGAAGCTTTAAATGGATTTTTTCCTGACCATACTATTATTTGGGTTAAGGAATTTTACGGAATCATTATTGAAGAAAAAAAGAAAGTGTCGGAAAATGCTGAAGAACTTTATTCCATTTCCTCAACATTCGAGAGTGACTTCTATGTAAAAATCTCCTTTTATATCGGCAAATTCCAGAAGGTTTCTACACAGCTCCCTCACTTTTTCGATAGAGAAAAGCAAGTATTCGAGGAATTAACCCGTCATACTACTCGTGACGTTGTGTACACGTTTGAAAAAGCTTTTCCGATGCTGTTAGCGACACATTTGCCTGATTACCTTAAGGGTATTCTTGACGTTACTTTTCTTGAGGCATTTGGAGAGGATAAAGAGTTGATGGCAACGATTAAGGTCTTCCTTGAAAGTAATTCAAACGCTTCCCTTTCGGCCAAAAAACTTTATGTCCACCGAAATACTCTCCAGTACAGATTGGACAAGTTCATGGAAAAGACTAGCGTCAACTTAAAGGATTTTGATGCAGCCGTTGTGGTTTACCTATCCAGTCTTTATGAGGAAATGCGCTGA
- a CDS encoding metal-sensitive transcriptional regulator, with translation MEYSTEMKNRLKRLEGQVRGVIRMMEEENHCKDVVTQLSAVRSAVDRAIGFIVAKNLESCITEAAQEGKDADEAIKEAVNMIVKSR, from the coding sequence ATGGAATACTCAACAGAAATGAAAAATCGCTTGAAGCGATTAGAGGGTCAAGTACGCGGAGTCATTCGCATGATGGAAGAAGAAAACCACTGTAAGGACGTTGTAACTCAATTATCAGCTGTCCGTTCTGCAGTAGACCGCGCGATTGGTTTCATCGTCGCTAAAAACCTTGAATCTTGCATTACTGAAGCAGCACAGGAAGGCAAAGATGCCGACGAAGCGATCAAAGAAGCAGTAAATATGATTGTAAAAAGCAGATAA
- a CDS encoding YheE family protein has protein sequence MITHFQFKSLFENKEMPGWHFSFYFKKQKFTGIYHQNGEIQWNSEHPSDEHIEQLKEQIHELMLFHVYEK, from the coding sequence TTGATTACTCATTTCCAATTCAAATCGTTATTTGAAAATAAAGAAATGCCTGGCTGGCATTTTTCATTTTATTTTAAAAAGCAAAAGTTTACGGGAATCTATCACCAAAATGGAGAAATTCAGTGGAACTCTGAACACCCCTCCGATGAGCATATCGAACAGCTGAAGGAGCAAATCCACGAGCTAATGCTCTTCCATGTATATGAGAAGTAA
- a CDS encoding YheC/YheD family protein — MILRYNAETKTWTHEAKAGDIFSFGFNKISIPAASSGTLPENSQQFLLKNKQGNIGPLVGIMTSMSKNMSLSGNGSLFQALQDEILKRKGLIVVFPPETIVKDGLTGVVFLPAAQKWIPVKTPLPHLVFNRVPFRKAEQQPAFKDAANYLSALGIPFFNPGFINKNKLYSLFTRHPQLRKLMPESIAVKSMIQLAAFLDKHEGIYLKPASSSKGIGIFRLRQKNGQIEFESHSHRQLYPGIKEFWKVKSRQLIRYEYIAQKEVMPTAIDGKRFDFRVHAHDGPDGYEVTGIGIRQSREQDLTTHLPNGGIMLPYIKVKNDRHDQFFDWAVKEIGQLLTEELGYFGEFSLDAGITEKGHYVIYEVNSKPMSFDEPQIEEKRISALVDIFFRKTGF, encoded by the coding sequence ATGATTCTCCGCTACAATGCTGAAACGAAGACATGGACTCATGAAGCCAAAGCTGGCGATATATTCAGCTTTGGCTTTAATAAAATCAGCATCCCTGCCGCTTCATCAGGGACACTTCCGGAAAACAGCCAACAGTTCTTATTGAAAAACAAGCAGGGAAATATCGGGCCGCTGGTTGGAATCATGACCTCTATGAGCAAGAATATGTCCCTATCTGGAAATGGTTCATTATTCCAGGCGCTTCAGGACGAGATTCTGAAGCGAAAAGGGTTAATTGTCGTCTTCCCTCCAGAAACAATCGTCAAAGATGGACTCACCGGAGTCGTATTTTTACCAGCAGCCCAAAAATGGATCCCTGTGAAAACACCTCTTCCTCATCTTGTTTTTAATCGTGTTCCCTTCCGGAAAGCTGAGCAGCAGCCAGCTTTCAAAGATGCCGCAAACTACCTGTCCGCGCTCGGAATACCATTTTTCAACCCTGGCTTTATCAACAAAAACAAGCTGTACTCCCTTTTCACCAGACATCCACAGTTAAGAAAGCTAATGCCAGAAAGCATTGCAGTGAAATCAATGATCCAGTTAGCCGCTTTCCTTGATAAGCATGAGGGAATCTATCTGAAGCCTGCTTCATCTTCTAAGGGTATCGGGATTTTCCGTCTGCGGCAAAAGAACGGGCAAATCGAATTCGAGAGCCATTCACATCGCCAGCTGTATCCTGGCATAAAGGAATTTTGGAAGGTCAAATCCAGGCAGCTGATAAGATACGAGTACATTGCCCAAAAAGAAGTCATGCCGACAGCCATCGATGGAAAACGATTTGACTTTCGCGTCCATGCCCATGACGGACCGGATGGGTATGAAGTAACTGGAATCGGGATCCGCCAATCCCGAGAGCAGGATCTGACCACCCACCTGCCGAACGGAGGAATCATGCTCCCCTATATTAAGGTCAAGAATGACAGACATGACCAATTCTTCGACTGGGCTGTAAAAGAAATCGGACAGCTCCTTACTGAAGAATTAGGCTACTTCGGAGAATTCTCCCTTGATGCAGGAATCACCGAAAAAGGCCATTATGTCATTTATGAAGTCAACTCAAAACCAATGAGCTTCGACGAACCCCAGATTGAGGAAAAAAGGATCTCTGCTCTTGTGGATATATTTTTCAGAAAAACAGGATTTTGA